The genomic interval ATTTACCCAGAATTTCGGAAGAATTTGTTTTGGGATTTCCTAAAATACCAACACCAGGGCTTTGTAAATTTGGGTCAATCTCTGGGTCTAAAGGTTGAGGCAGATACTTAAAGCCTGATTCCCCAAAAGCGCGGTTAGCAAATTCCTGTAATTGTGACGCTGTTAAATGTTGATTTCTGAGGACAACTACACCATTAGCCCACAGAGATTGTTTAAATTCTTGTATTTGTTGGTTTGTGAGTTGCGTCAAATTGCAACCTTGTAAAACTTCTGTACCTAGTCTATGATGCTGCTGAACTGTCTGCGGCATTTTCCTAGCCCTTGTCACTTGATTTCAATCTATCTGTAAAAAAACACAAGAGAATGGATGTGTTAAAAAATATTTATTCGCTAGTTACAATTCTCAACAAATAGCATTCAGTATGTATCAGTACAAATTCTATACGCAGCCGTCGATAAATCAACCCTGCCAAATTTTTTGTTTGGCGGTCAACCAAACAGTTACCTACACCCTCTCTCTAACCCTTGATATTTCGTCTCACTGCGTCAGTCCTTGCAACATTACTTAACTATCCTACGTCACAAGATGAGAAATTCATCTCATAGGTTTTGAAATTCAACTAGCCCAGATTTGAATTTCCAACCAGTCTGGCAGTTGGTTGTATTCATAAATGAGTATCTGAAAGAATAATGAGAAATATCAGCAAGTACTTTAGTACGATTTCTTTAGTTGTGCTACTTCAAAGTTTTCCGGTAAATGTTCAGGCACAATCAACAGAAACGCCTTCTCAGACAAGCTCAGATTCCATTCAACAGGTAATTGCTGCCAAATGGATGACCAATTCACCAGATGGTAATTTTTATCCCGAAAGATTGGTAAGTCGGGCAGAATTAGCCTCAATTATGGTGAAAGTCTTTCGGCTAGATAAACGACAAGCTGTAAGTCAAGAAAATGTTGTGATTGCAGATGTCCCAGCTTCTAATCGCGCATTTAACGATATTCAGATAGTCTTAAAAACAGACATTATGAAAGGCTATCGGGGGAATTTGTTTTTTCCCAACCAAAGAGTTACCAGGGCAGAAGCTTTAGCGATATTTGCCCAAGCTTACGGTGTCTTTCAATTTGATGATGATTCGGTGAATGAGATTTTAGCCTCCCATCCTGATGCTAAATCAATTCCAGCATGGGCGCGAAGAGCGATCGCCACCGTCGTCTCCGAAGGATTTGTCAACACAGATAGCCAAGGCAATCTTTCCCCATTGCAACCCATGACTCGTGGAGATATGGCTTACGTGTTGAGTAAATACTTGCAACGACAACAAAAACTCCCAGACACACCAGAAGTTCCGACTGTGCCTGATAATACAGTTTCACCCTAGTAATCAAGGTAACTTACCCATATTCAGAGAACTCACACAAACAACAGGTATCAGGAATGTCAAACATTGACAGCCAAAGACTTTCATCGTTTAACACCATGCTGGATTAGAGTGTGTGATTACGTAAGTTCTCATTCTTAACGGGTTATGTAACAGAATTGCAATGCCTCATCATCATGGGGGCAACCCGACCGTGGGAAAATCAAAATACGAAAAGTAGAAATTAGAGAGGAAAACCCTATAATATGCATCTGAGCGAAATCACCCATCCTAATCAGTTGCACGGTTTATCTATCCGGCAACTGCAACAAATTGCTCGCCAAATTCGAGATAAACACCTGCAAACAGTAGCAGCAACAGGCGGTCATTTAGGGCCAGGTTTGGGTGTTGTAGAGTTAACTCTAGGGCTTTACCAAACATTAGATTTAGATCAGGATAAAGTTATTTGGGATGTCGGACACCAAGCTTATCCTCACAAATTGCTTACAGGACGTTATAGTAACTTCCATACCCTCAGACAAAAAAACGGAGTTGCAGGTTATCTCAAACGTTGCGAAAGCAAGTTTGATCATTTTGGTGCTGGTCACGCTTCTACAAGTATCTCCGCCGCCTTGGGTATGGCATTAGCTAGAGATTTAAAAGGCGAAAAGTTTAAAGCTGTTGCTGTTATTGGCGATGGTGCTTTAACAGGTGGGATGGCGTTAGAAGCCATTAACCATGCTGGACATCTACCGAAAACCAACTTGCTGGTAGTATTGAACGACAACGAGATGTCCATCTCTCCCAACGTCGGTGCAATTCCTCGCTACCTGAACAAAATGCGCCTGAGTCCGCCAGTCCAATTCATCAAAGATAACTTCGAGGAACAATTCAAGCAAATTCCTTTCGTGGGTGAATCTTTGTCTCCAGAGTTGGGACGCATCAAAGAAGGGATGAAGCGGTTAGCGGTTCCCAAAGTAGGGGCGGTGTTTGAAGAACTCGGCTTTACTTATATGGGGCCAGTGGATGGACACAATTTAGAAGAATTGATTGCAACTTTCCAACAGGCGCATCAAATACAAGGGCCAGTTTTAGTTCATGTAGTCACCACCAAAGGTAAAGGCTATGAAATAGCCGAACAAGACCAAGTAGGCTACCACGCCCAAAACCCCTTTAACTTGACAACCGGCAAAGCCATTCCTTCTAGCAAACCCAAACCCCCGGCTTATGCCAAAGTCTTTGCCCATACCTTAGTTAAACTAGCTGAACAAAACCCGAAAATTATCGGTATTACAGCCGCAATGGCTACAGGTACAGGTTTAGACAAACTCCAAGCTAAACTACCTAATCAATATATAGATGTGGGTATTGCTGAACAACATGCTGTTACTTTAGCAGCAGGTTTAGCATCTGAAGGTATGCGTCCGGTGGCGGCTATTTATTCCACCTTCTTACAAAGGGCTTACGACCAAATTATTCACGATGTTTGTATTCAAAACTTGCCTGTGTTCTTCTGTTTAGACAGGGCAGGTATTGTGGGTGCTGATGGCCCCACTCACCAGGGGATGTATGATATTGCTTATTTGCGCTGCATTCCAAACATCGTGTTGATGGCTCCCAAGGATGAAGCCGAATTACAACGGATGATTGTGACTGGCATTAATCATACCAGCAGTGCGATCGCTATGCGCTTCCCCCGTGGCAATGGTTACGGTGTCCCCTTAATGGAAGAAGGCTGGGAACCTTTGGAAATTGGTAAGGGTGAAATTCTCCGCAATGGTGATGATGTGTTAATCGTTGGCTACGGCACAATGGTTTACCCCAGTATGCAAGCGGCAGAAATTCTCAGCGAACATGGTATTGAAGCTACAGTCATTAATGCCCGCTTTGTCAAGCCATTAGATACAGAATTAATCTTACCCTTGGCTAAGAAAATTGGTCGCGTTGTCACCCTAGAAGAAGGTTGTGTCACGGGTGGCTTTGGTTCTGCTGTGGCTGAAGCTTTACTCGACGCTGATATTGTTGTCCCCATCAAGCGTATTGGTATCCCAGATGTCTTAGTTGAACACGCTACCCCCGAAGAATCGAAGGCAGAATTAGGTTTAACTAGTCGTCAAATTGCCGAAAGAGTCATGCAGGCTTACTTCCAAAAGCAAGTATCTGCTGTGGTTTAAATCTGCACAGGACTGACGCACCAAGGTTGTCTGTGAAGAATGGGTGTAAGGGTGTGGGGTGTGATGTTAAGTCCTAATTGCTAGTAAATTCTTCCCTACTCCCCACTCCCTACTCCCCATTCCTAAATACTGCGTAACGCGCTTTTCCTTGCTGCTTGGCATGATACATTGCTGCATCTGCATTTTGCAGTAAGTTTTCGGGTTTATCGCTACCACCTTGATTGAGAGTAATACCTATAC from Aulosira sp. FACHB-615 carries:
- a CDS encoding S-layer homology domain-containing protein; this translates as MRNISKYFSTISLVVLLQSFPVNVQAQSTETPSQTSSDSIQQVIAAKWMTNSPDGNFYPERLVSRAELASIMVKVFRLDKRQAVSQENVVIADVPASNRAFNDIQIVLKTDIMKGYRGNLFFPNQRVTRAEALAIFAQAYGVFQFDDDSVNEILASHPDAKSIPAWARRAIATVVSEGFVNTDSQGNLSPLQPMTRGDMAYVLSKYLQRQQKLPDTPEVPTVPDNTVSP
- the dxs gene encoding 1-deoxy-D-xylulose-5-phosphate synthase, yielding MHLSEITHPNQLHGLSIRQLQQIARQIRDKHLQTVAATGGHLGPGLGVVELTLGLYQTLDLDQDKVIWDVGHQAYPHKLLTGRYSNFHTLRQKNGVAGYLKRCESKFDHFGAGHASTSISAALGMALARDLKGEKFKAVAVIGDGALTGGMALEAINHAGHLPKTNLLVVLNDNEMSISPNVGAIPRYLNKMRLSPPVQFIKDNFEEQFKQIPFVGESLSPELGRIKEGMKRLAVPKVGAVFEELGFTYMGPVDGHNLEELIATFQQAHQIQGPVLVHVVTTKGKGYEIAEQDQVGYHAQNPFNLTTGKAIPSSKPKPPAYAKVFAHTLVKLAEQNPKIIGITAAMATGTGLDKLQAKLPNQYIDVGIAEQHAVTLAAGLASEGMRPVAAIYSTFLQRAYDQIIHDVCIQNLPVFFCLDRAGIVGADGPTHQGMYDIAYLRCIPNIVLMAPKDEAELQRMIVTGINHTSSAIAMRFPRGNGYGVPLMEEGWEPLEIGKGEILRNGDDVLIVGYGTMVYPSMQAAEILSEHGIEATVINARFVKPLDTELILPLAKKIGRVVTLEEGCVTGGFGSAVAEALLDADIVVPIKRIGIPDVLVEHATPEESKAELGLTSRQIAERVMQAYFQKQVSAVV